In the genome of Syngnathoides biaculeatus isolate LvHL_M chromosome 14, ASM1980259v1, whole genome shotgun sequence, one region contains:
- the hcn5 gene encoding potassium/sodium hyperpolarization-activated cyclic nucleotide-gated channel 2, with product MQRLRAPGTGAVGATAAGCERPPCGWRALLVPQQNRQSLYMYGSEVAVEKECIRQMQSGVFVIHPFSLMRSYYIMGMMAITFLNLIGIPMEIAFLDGNSGLAWEGFNVFSDTLFLIDVALNFRMGIISEDGEEAILDIKQIRVCYLRTWFIPDVIAAFPIGYILLFADLHYHSDDNPSKTTKMMRILMFVRILSLIRLARVSRLVRFFNEVEKVSNANLEVVRLFFRILSLFMMIFLLCHWNGCIQYFVPMLEEFPTDCWVRKENLMNATVIVKYSWGVFRALSQMIALSYGSMDAPTNYVEMWIVMVSMVSGCLMYTVLVANATAMIANIDPAAKEYKSKMSRLEHYMTFMKLPPELQLRITNYYQARYGGKWFDEKEVMHTVSSALKEQILTVMCSRLLRKMPLFQNKDENVIISIVQRLDYEVYQEGDVIIHENAPGDRMFFIDHGQVLEENPTFHRELCDGDFFGEACVLTRGKHLATVKALTDCQCFSLSWDEFQEVLQAYPDVRKDLDKMVELDAGFA from the exons ATGCAGAGACTGAGGGCTCCCGGGACGGGGGCAGTCGGGGCGACAGCGGCGGGATGCGAGCGGCCCCCCTGCGGGTGGCGGGCGCTGCTGGTGCCTCAGCAGAACCGTCAATCGCTGTACATGTACGGAAGCGAGGTGGCCGTGGAAAAGGAGTGCATACGGCAGATGCAGAGCGGGGTATTTGTCATACATCCCTTCAGCCTCATGAg GAGCTACTACATCATGGGCATGATGGCCATCACCTTCCTCAATCTAATTGGGATCCCCATGGAGATCGCCTTCCTCGATGGCAACAGCGGGCTGGCCTGGGAAGGCTTTAACGTCTTCTCAGACACGCTCTTCCTCATAGATGTGGCGCTCAACTTCCGCATGGGCATCATCAGCGAGGACGGAGAG GAAGCAATCCTAGACATCAAGCAGATCCGAGTGTGCTACCTGAGGACATGGTTCATCCCTGACGTCATCGCCGCCTTCCCTATAGGATACATCCTGCTCTTTGCC GATTTACACTACCACAGTGACGACAACCCCTCCAAGACCACCAAGATGATGAGGATCCTCATGTTTGTGCGCATCCTCAGCCTCATACGACTGGCACGGGTGTCCAGGCTGGTCCGCTTCTTCAACGAGGTGGAGAAA GTATCAAATGCTAACTTGGAGGTGGTTCGCCTGTTTTTCCGCATCCTGTCCCTATTCATGATGATCTTCCTGCTGTGCCACTGGAATGGTTGCATCCAGTACTTTGTACCCATGCTTGAAGAATTCCCCACAGACTGCTGGGTCCGCAAGGAGAACCTGATG AATGCCACAGTCATCGTGAAGTACTCTTGGGGGGTCTTCCGGGCTCTCTCGCAGATGATTGCGCTGTCTTACGGATCCATGGATGCGCCAACCA ATTACGTGGAGATGTGGATCGTGATGGTAAGCATGGTGTCCGGGTGTTTGATGTACACGGTGCTGGTGGCCAATGCCACTGCCATGATTGCCAACATCGACCCTGCAGCCAAGGAGTACAAGAGCAAG ATGAGCCGCTTGGAGCACTACATGACATTCATGAAGCTCCCACCAGAGTTGCAGTTGCGTATAACCAACTACTACCAGGCACGCTATGGAGGGAAATGGTTCGACGAGAAGGAGGTCATGCACACGGTGTCATCTGCCTTGAAGGAG CAAATCCTGACAGTGATGTGCAGCCGCCTCCTCAGGAAGATGCCGCTGTTCCAGAACAAGGATGAGAACGTGATCATTAGCATAGTGCAGAGGCTAGACTACGAGGTGTACCAGGAGGGTGACGTCATCATTCATGAGAATGCTCCGGGGGACCGAATGTTTTTCATAGATCACGGCCAGGTGCTGGAGGAGAACCCCACCTTCCACAGGGAGCTTTGCGACGGAGATTTTTTTGGAG AGGCATGCGTGCTGACCAGAGGCAAACATCTGGCGACGGTGAAGGCTCTGACCGACTGCCAGTGTTTCAGTCTGTCCTGGGACGAATTTCAGGAGGTGCTGCAAGCCTACCCGGACGTGCGCAAGGACTTGGACAAGATGGTGGAGCTGGATGCAGGATTTGCGTGA
- the ska3 gene encoding spindle and kinetochore-associated protein 3 isoform X3 codes for MDPKAEFFTKLKKLCGMVETEVAQLQQTFENRHNSGSDAAAKAMGAFDDLYSEALTLKVRNKAKQTKKGQLQDTLNEQKAQMKEVDAFIQACTAMQTKLIRDVRVLTEHCEKYGYQAPTDTSPLNGEKLADKESDETTPAENERKGQDDEELASGCSKSPVPPPPMANRAEPMRSPKMSDFGLCELELRRRFLECKEDPAVPDVGLPRQDMPTPLPPTPKFMLHMDDDKFRSPQMIDFGISEDTMFPSSDFTMDLFRKDADKRQAQNRDLPAPAPVPATATAPTPSLSEENDLVSPEPPVFFTPGLGIKRNGPCSPPPHDAAEFRSSAAKPSILPESPEVPVFQTPSLKHLLSSKKHKPLVPESGDSHVIPRLLNPLEGAIQERPHASEYKVPELCIPGVQEDLNLDGATQDFCLSTPRTMREFDEMNSPEMPDLSSVTQDICKIVLESQRSQKRAEHKNRFINVVSMQEFCSLPEFLKGTSLNNLNQAVHNINKYLAKCLAPDTCTYTMEELKKMTDMDIRAPIYMLCLTELKRLEKVEGAVNDAVYKFNLSS; via the exons ATGGACCCCAAGGCGGAGTTTTTTACCAAATTGAAGAAACTATGTGGGATGGTGGAAACGGAGGTAGCCCAGCTTCAGCAAACCTTCGAGAACCGTCACAACAGCGGCAGTG ATGCAGCAGCGAAAGCCATGGGAGCCTTTGATGACTTGTACTCTGAGGCGTTAACCCTGAAGGTGAGGAACAAAGCAAAACAGACGAAAAAG GGTCAGCTGCAGGACACGCTGAATGAGCAGAAAGCACAGATGAAGGAAGTGGACGCTTTCATCCAGGCCTGCACAGCCATGCAGACCAAACTCATCCGTGACGTTCGCGTGCTCACAGAACATTGTGAAAAGTATGGATACCAAGCTCCCACAGACACAAGTCCACTTAATG GTGAGAAGTTGGCAGACAAAGAGTCGGATGAGACCACTCCAGCAGAAAACGAAAGAAAAGGTCAAGATGATGAGGAGTTGGCGTCGGGATGCAGCAAGTCACCAGTGCCACCTCCACCAATGGCCAACCGCGCTGAACCCATGCGCAGCcccaaaatgtctgactttgGCCTGTGCGAGCTGGAACTTCGTAGGAGGTTCTTGGAATGCAAAGAGGACCCTGCCGTGCCCGACGTGGGCCTCCCCCGCCAGGACATGCCTACGCCGCTGCCCCCTACCCCCAAGTTTATGCTGCACATGGACGATGACAAATTCCGCAGCCCGCAGATGATTGACTTTGGCATCTCTGAGGACACCATGTTCCCCAGCAGCGACTTCACCATGGATCTCTTCAGGAAGGACGCAGACAAAAG ACAAGCGCAGAACCGGGACCTGCCAGCCCCAGCCCCAGTCCCAGCTACAGCTACAGCTCCAACTCCAAGTCTCAGTGAAGAAA ACGACCTGGTTTCTCCTGAGCCACCTGTGTTCTTTACGCCGGGGTTGGGGATAAAAAGAAATGGGCCTTGTTCCCCACCACCCCATGACGCCGCAGAGTTTCGTAGCAGCGCCGCCAAGCCTTCCATCCTCCCTGAATCCCCCGAGGTTCCGGTCTTCCAAACTCCCTCCTTAAAACATCTGCTAAGCAGCAAAAAG caTAAGCCCCTTGTCCCGGAAAGCGGGGACAGCCATGTCATACCACGTCTTCTGAATCCTCTCGAAGGTGCCATCCAAGAGCGACCACACGCGTCTGAATACAAAGTGCCAGAATTATGCATCCCGGGTGTACAG GAGGACTTGAACTTGGATGGAGCCACACAGGACTTCTGTTTAAGCACCCCCCGAACTATGAGGGAGTTCGATGAGATGAACTCTCCCGAAATGCCTGATCTCAGCTCTGTCACGCAGGACATCTGCAAA ATCGTGTTGGAGTCTCAGAGGTCCCAGAAAAGAGCGGAACACAAAAACAG ATTCATTAACGTGGTATCAATGCAGGAGTTTTGCAGCTTGCCAGAGTTTTTGAAGGGGACTTCCCTGAACAACCTGAACCAGGCGGTCCACAACATCAACAAGTATTTGGCCAAGTGTCTAG CGCCGGACACGTGCACGTATACGATGGAAGaactgaaaaagatgacagacaTGGACATCAGGGCACCCATTTACATGCTGTGCTTGACAGAGCTCAAGAGGTTGGAGAAGGTGGAAGGAGCGGTGAACGATGCGGTCTACAAGTTCAACCTAAGTAGCTGA
- the ska3 gene encoding spindle and kinetochore-associated protein 3 isoform X1: protein MDPKAEFFTKLKKLCGMVETEVAQLQQTFENRHNSGSDAAAKAMGAFDDLYSEALTLKVRNKAKQTKKGQLQDTLNEQKAQMKEVDAFIQACTAMQTKLIRDVRVLTEHCEKYGYQAPTDTSPLNAEGEKLADKESDETTPAENERKGQDDEELASGCSKSPVPPPPMANRAEPMRSPKMSDFGLCELELRRRFLECKEDPAVPDVGLPRQDMPTPLPPTPKFMLHMDDDKFRSPQMIDFGISEDTMFPSSDFTMDLFRKDADKRQAQNRDLPAPAPVPATATAPTPSLSEENDLVSPEPPVFFTPGLGIKRNGPCSPPPHDAAEFRSSAAKPSILPESPEVPVFQTPSLKHLLSSKKHKPLVPESGDSHVIPRLLNPLEGAIQERPHASEYKVPELCIPGVQEDLNLDGATQDFCLSTPRTMREFDEMNSPEMPDLSSVTQDICKIVLESQRSQKRAEHKNRFINVVSMQEFCSLPEFLKGTSLNNLNQAVHNINKYLAKCLAPDTCTYTMEELKKMTDMDIRAPIYMLCLTELKRLEKVEGAVNDAVYKFNLSS, encoded by the exons ATGGACCCCAAGGCGGAGTTTTTTACCAAATTGAAGAAACTATGTGGGATGGTGGAAACGGAGGTAGCCCAGCTTCAGCAAACCTTCGAGAACCGTCACAACAGCGGCAGTG ATGCAGCAGCGAAAGCCATGGGAGCCTTTGATGACTTGTACTCTGAGGCGTTAACCCTGAAGGTGAGGAACAAAGCAAAACAGACGAAAAAG GGTCAGCTGCAGGACACGCTGAATGAGCAGAAAGCACAGATGAAGGAAGTGGACGCTTTCATCCAGGCCTGCACAGCCATGCAGACCAAACTCATCCGTGACGTTCGCGTGCTCACAGAACATTGTGAAAAGTATGGATACCAAGCTCCCACAGACACAAGTCCACTTAATG CTGAAGGTGAGAAGTTGGCAGACAAAGAGTCGGATGAGACCACTCCAGCAGAAAACGAAAGAAAAGGTCAAGATGATGAGGAGTTGGCGTCGGGATGCAGCAAGTCACCAGTGCCACCTCCACCAATGGCCAACCGCGCTGAACCCATGCGCAGCcccaaaatgtctgactttgGCCTGTGCGAGCTGGAACTTCGTAGGAGGTTCTTGGAATGCAAAGAGGACCCTGCCGTGCCCGACGTGGGCCTCCCCCGCCAGGACATGCCTACGCCGCTGCCCCCTACCCCCAAGTTTATGCTGCACATGGACGATGACAAATTCCGCAGCCCGCAGATGATTGACTTTGGCATCTCTGAGGACACCATGTTCCCCAGCAGCGACTTCACCATGGATCTCTTCAGGAAGGACGCAGACAAAAG ACAAGCGCAGAACCGGGACCTGCCAGCCCCAGCCCCAGTCCCAGCTACAGCTACAGCTCCAACTCCAAGTCTCAGTGAAGAAA ACGACCTGGTTTCTCCTGAGCCACCTGTGTTCTTTACGCCGGGGTTGGGGATAAAAAGAAATGGGCCTTGTTCCCCACCACCCCATGACGCCGCAGAGTTTCGTAGCAGCGCCGCCAAGCCTTCCATCCTCCCTGAATCCCCCGAGGTTCCGGTCTTCCAAACTCCCTCCTTAAAACATCTGCTAAGCAGCAAAAAG caTAAGCCCCTTGTCCCGGAAAGCGGGGACAGCCATGTCATACCACGTCTTCTGAATCCTCTCGAAGGTGCCATCCAAGAGCGACCACACGCGTCTGAATACAAAGTGCCAGAATTATGCATCCCGGGTGTACAG GAGGACTTGAACTTGGATGGAGCCACACAGGACTTCTGTTTAAGCACCCCCCGAACTATGAGGGAGTTCGATGAGATGAACTCTCCCGAAATGCCTGATCTCAGCTCTGTCACGCAGGACATCTGCAAA ATCGTGTTGGAGTCTCAGAGGTCCCAGAAAAGAGCGGAACACAAAAACAG ATTCATTAACGTGGTATCAATGCAGGAGTTTTGCAGCTTGCCAGAGTTTTTGAAGGGGACTTCCCTGAACAACCTGAACCAGGCGGTCCACAACATCAACAAGTATTTGGCCAAGTGTCTAG CGCCGGACACGTGCACGTATACGATGGAAGaactgaaaaagatgacagacaTGGACATCAGGGCACCCATTTACATGCTGTGCTTGACAGAGCTCAAGAGGTTGGAGAAGGTGGAAGGAGCGGTGAACGATGCGGTCTACAAGTTCAACCTAAGTAGCTGA
- the ska3 gene encoding spindle and kinetochore-associated protein 3 isoform X4: MDPKAEFFTKLKKLCGMVETEVAQLQQTFENRHNSGSDAAAKAMGAFDDLYSEALTLKGQLQDTLNEQKAQMKEVDAFIQACTAMQTKLIRDVRVLTEHCEKYGYQAPTDTSPLNAEGEKLADKESDETTPAENERKGQDDEELASGCSKSPVPPPPMANRAEPMRSPKMSDFGLCELELRRRFLECKEDPAVPDVGLPRQDMPTPLPPTPKFMLHMDDDKFRSPQMIDFGISEDTMFPSSDFTMDLFRKDADKRQAQNRDLPAPAPVPATATAPTPSLSEENDLVSPEPPVFFTPGLGIKRNGPCSPPPHDAAEFRSSAAKPSILPESPEVPVFQTPSLKHLLSSKKHKPLVPESGDSHVIPRLLNPLEGAIQERPHASEYKVPELCIPGVQEDLNLDGATQDFCLSTPRTMREFDEMNSPEMPDLSSVTQDICKIVLESQRSQKRAEHKNRFINVVSMQEFCSLPEFLKGTSLNNLNQAVHNINKYLAKCLAPDTCTYTMEELKKMTDMDIRAPIYMLCLTELKRLEKVEGAVNDAVYKFNLSS, translated from the exons ATGGACCCCAAGGCGGAGTTTTTTACCAAATTGAAGAAACTATGTGGGATGGTGGAAACGGAGGTAGCCCAGCTTCAGCAAACCTTCGAGAACCGTCACAACAGCGGCAGTG ATGCAGCAGCGAAAGCCATGGGAGCCTTTGATGACTTGTACTCTGAGGCGTTAACCCTGAAG GGTCAGCTGCAGGACACGCTGAATGAGCAGAAAGCACAGATGAAGGAAGTGGACGCTTTCATCCAGGCCTGCACAGCCATGCAGACCAAACTCATCCGTGACGTTCGCGTGCTCACAGAACATTGTGAAAAGTATGGATACCAAGCTCCCACAGACACAAGTCCACTTAATG CTGAAGGTGAGAAGTTGGCAGACAAAGAGTCGGATGAGACCACTCCAGCAGAAAACGAAAGAAAAGGTCAAGATGATGAGGAGTTGGCGTCGGGATGCAGCAAGTCACCAGTGCCACCTCCACCAATGGCCAACCGCGCTGAACCCATGCGCAGCcccaaaatgtctgactttgGCCTGTGCGAGCTGGAACTTCGTAGGAGGTTCTTGGAATGCAAAGAGGACCCTGCCGTGCCCGACGTGGGCCTCCCCCGCCAGGACATGCCTACGCCGCTGCCCCCTACCCCCAAGTTTATGCTGCACATGGACGATGACAAATTCCGCAGCCCGCAGATGATTGACTTTGGCATCTCTGAGGACACCATGTTCCCCAGCAGCGACTTCACCATGGATCTCTTCAGGAAGGACGCAGACAAAAG ACAAGCGCAGAACCGGGACCTGCCAGCCCCAGCCCCAGTCCCAGCTACAGCTACAGCTCCAACTCCAAGTCTCAGTGAAGAAA ACGACCTGGTTTCTCCTGAGCCACCTGTGTTCTTTACGCCGGGGTTGGGGATAAAAAGAAATGGGCCTTGTTCCCCACCACCCCATGACGCCGCAGAGTTTCGTAGCAGCGCCGCCAAGCCTTCCATCCTCCCTGAATCCCCCGAGGTTCCGGTCTTCCAAACTCCCTCCTTAAAACATCTGCTAAGCAGCAAAAAG caTAAGCCCCTTGTCCCGGAAAGCGGGGACAGCCATGTCATACCACGTCTTCTGAATCCTCTCGAAGGTGCCATCCAAGAGCGACCACACGCGTCTGAATACAAAGTGCCAGAATTATGCATCCCGGGTGTACAG GAGGACTTGAACTTGGATGGAGCCACACAGGACTTCTGTTTAAGCACCCCCCGAACTATGAGGGAGTTCGATGAGATGAACTCTCCCGAAATGCCTGATCTCAGCTCTGTCACGCAGGACATCTGCAAA ATCGTGTTGGAGTCTCAGAGGTCCCAGAAAAGAGCGGAACACAAAAACAG ATTCATTAACGTGGTATCAATGCAGGAGTTTTGCAGCTTGCCAGAGTTTTTGAAGGGGACTTCCCTGAACAACCTGAACCAGGCGGTCCACAACATCAACAAGTATTTGGCCAAGTGTCTAG CGCCGGACACGTGCACGTATACGATGGAAGaactgaaaaagatgacagacaTGGACATCAGGGCACCCATTTACATGCTGTGCTTGACAGAGCTCAAGAGGTTGGAGAAGGTGGAAGGAGCGGTGAACGATGCGGTCTACAAGTTCAACCTAAGTAGCTGA
- the ska3 gene encoding spindle and kinetochore-associated protein 3 isoform X2 has protein sequence MDPKAEFFTKLKKLCGMVETEVAQLQQTFENRHNSGSAAKAMGAFDDLYSEALTLKVRNKAKQTKKGQLQDTLNEQKAQMKEVDAFIQACTAMQTKLIRDVRVLTEHCEKYGYQAPTDTSPLNAEGEKLADKESDETTPAENERKGQDDEELASGCSKSPVPPPPMANRAEPMRSPKMSDFGLCELELRRRFLECKEDPAVPDVGLPRQDMPTPLPPTPKFMLHMDDDKFRSPQMIDFGISEDTMFPSSDFTMDLFRKDADKRQAQNRDLPAPAPVPATATAPTPSLSEENDLVSPEPPVFFTPGLGIKRNGPCSPPPHDAAEFRSSAAKPSILPESPEVPVFQTPSLKHLLSSKKHKPLVPESGDSHVIPRLLNPLEGAIQERPHASEYKVPELCIPGVQEDLNLDGATQDFCLSTPRTMREFDEMNSPEMPDLSSVTQDICKIVLESQRSQKRAEHKNRFINVVSMQEFCSLPEFLKGTSLNNLNQAVHNINKYLAKCLAPDTCTYTMEELKKMTDMDIRAPIYMLCLTELKRLEKVEGAVNDAVYKFNLSS, from the exons ATGGACCCCAAGGCGGAGTTTTTTACCAAATTGAAGAAACTATGTGGGATGGTGGAAACGGAGGTAGCCCAGCTTCAGCAAACCTTCGAGAACCGTCACAACAGCGGCAGTG CAGCGAAAGCCATGGGAGCCTTTGATGACTTGTACTCTGAGGCGTTAACCCTGAAGGTGAGGAACAAAGCAAAACAGACGAAAAAG GGTCAGCTGCAGGACACGCTGAATGAGCAGAAAGCACAGATGAAGGAAGTGGACGCTTTCATCCAGGCCTGCACAGCCATGCAGACCAAACTCATCCGTGACGTTCGCGTGCTCACAGAACATTGTGAAAAGTATGGATACCAAGCTCCCACAGACACAAGTCCACTTAATG CTGAAGGTGAGAAGTTGGCAGACAAAGAGTCGGATGAGACCACTCCAGCAGAAAACGAAAGAAAAGGTCAAGATGATGAGGAGTTGGCGTCGGGATGCAGCAAGTCACCAGTGCCACCTCCACCAATGGCCAACCGCGCTGAACCCATGCGCAGCcccaaaatgtctgactttgGCCTGTGCGAGCTGGAACTTCGTAGGAGGTTCTTGGAATGCAAAGAGGACCCTGCCGTGCCCGACGTGGGCCTCCCCCGCCAGGACATGCCTACGCCGCTGCCCCCTACCCCCAAGTTTATGCTGCACATGGACGATGACAAATTCCGCAGCCCGCAGATGATTGACTTTGGCATCTCTGAGGACACCATGTTCCCCAGCAGCGACTTCACCATGGATCTCTTCAGGAAGGACGCAGACAAAAG ACAAGCGCAGAACCGGGACCTGCCAGCCCCAGCCCCAGTCCCAGCTACAGCTACAGCTCCAACTCCAAGTCTCAGTGAAGAAA ACGACCTGGTTTCTCCTGAGCCACCTGTGTTCTTTACGCCGGGGTTGGGGATAAAAAGAAATGGGCCTTGTTCCCCACCACCCCATGACGCCGCAGAGTTTCGTAGCAGCGCCGCCAAGCCTTCCATCCTCCCTGAATCCCCCGAGGTTCCGGTCTTCCAAACTCCCTCCTTAAAACATCTGCTAAGCAGCAAAAAG caTAAGCCCCTTGTCCCGGAAAGCGGGGACAGCCATGTCATACCACGTCTTCTGAATCCTCTCGAAGGTGCCATCCAAGAGCGACCACACGCGTCTGAATACAAAGTGCCAGAATTATGCATCCCGGGTGTACAG GAGGACTTGAACTTGGATGGAGCCACACAGGACTTCTGTTTAAGCACCCCCCGAACTATGAGGGAGTTCGATGAGATGAACTCTCCCGAAATGCCTGATCTCAGCTCTGTCACGCAGGACATCTGCAAA ATCGTGTTGGAGTCTCAGAGGTCCCAGAAAAGAGCGGAACACAAAAACAG ATTCATTAACGTGGTATCAATGCAGGAGTTTTGCAGCTTGCCAGAGTTTTTGAAGGGGACTTCCCTGAACAACCTGAACCAGGCGGTCCACAACATCAACAAGTATTTGGCCAAGTGTCTAG CGCCGGACACGTGCACGTATACGATGGAAGaactgaaaaagatgacagacaTGGACATCAGGGCACCCATTTACATGCTGTGCTTGACAGAGCTCAAGAGGTTGGAGAAGGTGGAAGGAGCGGTGAACGATGCGGTCTACAAGTTCAACCTAAGTAGCTGA
- the ska3 gene encoding spindle and kinetochore-associated protein 3 isoform X5, translating into MDPKAEFFTKLKKLCGMVETEVAQLQQTFENRHNSGSAAKAMGAFDDLYSEALTLKGQLQDTLNEQKAQMKEVDAFIQACTAMQTKLIRDVRVLTEHCEKYGYQAPTDTSPLNAEGEKLADKESDETTPAENERKGQDDEELASGCSKSPVPPPPMANRAEPMRSPKMSDFGLCELELRRRFLECKEDPAVPDVGLPRQDMPTPLPPTPKFMLHMDDDKFRSPQMIDFGISEDTMFPSSDFTMDLFRKDADKRQAQNRDLPAPAPVPATATAPTPSLSEENDLVSPEPPVFFTPGLGIKRNGPCSPPPHDAAEFRSSAAKPSILPESPEVPVFQTPSLKHLLSSKKHKPLVPESGDSHVIPRLLNPLEGAIQERPHASEYKVPELCIPGVQEDLNLDGATQDFCLSTPRTMREFDEMNSPEMPDLSSVTQDICKIVLESQRSQKRAEHKNRFINVVSMQEFCSLPEFLKGTSLNNLNQAVHNINKYLAKCLAPDTCTYTMEELKKMTDMDIRAPIYMLCLTELKRLEKVEGAVNDAVYKFNLSS; encoded by the exons ATGGACCCCAAGGCGGAGTTTTTTACCAAATTGAAGAAACTATGTGGGATGGTGGAAACGGAGGTAGCCCAGCTTCAGCAAACCTTCGAGAACCGTCACAACAGCGGCAGTG CAGCGAAAGCCATGGGAGCCTTTGATGACTTGTACTCTGAGGCGTTAACCCTGAAG GGTCAGCTGCAGGACACGCTGAATGAGCAGAAAGCACAGATGAAGGAAGTGGACGCTTTCATCCAGGCCTGCACAGCCATGCAGACCAAACTCATCCGTGACGTTCGCGTGCTCACAGAACATTGTGAAAAGTATGGATACCAAGCTCCCACAGACACAAGTCCACTTAATG CTGAAGGTGAGAAGTTGGCAGACAAAGAGTCGGATGAGACCACTCCAGCAGAAAACGAAAGAAAAGGTCAAGATGATGAGGAGTTGGCGTCGGGATGCAGCAAGTCACCAGTGCCACCTCCACCAATGGCCAACCGCGCTGAACCCATGCGCAGCcccaaaatgtctgactttgGCCTGTGCGAGCTGGAACTTCGTAGGAGGTTCTTGGAATGCAAAGAGGACCCTGCCGTGCCCGACGTGGGCCTCCCCCGCCAGGACATGCCTACGCCGCTGCCCCCTACCCCCAAGTTTATGCTGCACATGGACGATGACAAATTCCGCAGCCCGCAGATGATTGACTTTGGCATCTCTGAGGACACCATGTTCCCCAGCAGCGACTTCACCATGGATCTCTTCAGGAAGGACGCAGACAAAAG ACAAGCGCAGAACCGGGACCTGCCAGCCCCAGCCCCAGTCCCAGCTACAGCTACAGCTCCAACTCCAAGTCTCAGTGAAGAAA ACGACCTGGTTTCTCCTGAGCCACCTGTGTTCTTTACGCCGGGGTTGGGGATAAAAAGAAATGGGCCTTGTTCCCCACCACCCCATGACGCCGCAGAGTTTCGTAGCAGCGCCGCCAAGCCTTCCATCCTCCCTGAATCCCCCGAGGTTCCGGTCTTCCAAACTCCCTCCTTAAAACATCTGCTAAGCAGCAAAAAG caTAAGCCCCTTGTCCCGGAAAGCGGGGACAGCCATGTCATACCACGTCTTCTGAATCCTCTCGAAGGTGCCATCCAAGAGCGACCACACGCGTCTGAATACAAAGTGCCAGAATTATGCATCCCGGGTGTACAG GAGGACTTGAACTTGGATGGAGCCACACAGGACTTCTGTTTAAGCACCCCCCGAACTATGAGGGAGTTCGATGAGATGAACTCTCCCGAAATGCCTGATCTCAGCTCTGTCACGCAGGACATCTGCAAA ATCGTGTTGGAGTCTCAGAGGTCCCAGAAAAGAGCGGAACACAAAAACAG ATTCATTAACGTGGTATCAATGCAGGAGTTTTGCAGCTTGCCAGAGTTTTTGAAGGGGACTTCCCTGAACAACCTGAACCAGGCGGTCCACAACATCAACAAGTATTTGGCCAAGTGTCTAG CGCCGGACACGTGCACGTATACGATGGAAGaactgaaaaagatgacagacaTGGACATCAGGGCACCCATTTACATGCTGTGCTTGACAGAGCTCAAGAGGTTGGAGAAGGTGGAAGGAGCGGTGAACGATGCGGTCTACAAGTTCAACCTAAGTAGCTGA